TCTTCTACATGGTAGGAGCCCTATCTATTTCAGGTGCACCGCTGTTCGCTGCGTTTGTTACAAAAACAATGGTTATAGCCGGTGCTGCCGAAGAGCACATGAAAATACTCGCCCTCGGACTTGAAATTGCTGCCGTAGGTACTTTTCTCTCTGTTGGACTTAAACTTCCATATTTTGCATTCTTTCATAAAAAAGAATTTGACGGAGAAGTAAAACCTGTTCCTAAAAATATGTATGTCGGCATGGCAATGGCAGCATTTATGTGTATCCTTGTGGGTTCATATCCTCATTACCTCTACCACATGCTTCCGATTCAGCCTGTTGAATACCATCCATACACAGCTGCGCACGTATTATCTACCGTTCAACTATTAGGCTTTACGGGACTTGGTTTTTACCTTTTGAGAAAAATTGTTAAACCTCATGACAAAATTATTCTTGATCTCCAATATCTCTATTATGACTTTGTCAAATGGCTGATGATGATCTTTGCCGAATTTGTTGCTGCAATAGATAGCTTCTGGTCAACTCTTTACAAGAGAGTTGGAGTTACATTGCTGATTATAGTATCTCAATTTACGTCTATATTTGACAGAGGTGTAATTGACGGTGTTGTTGACGGAAGTGCGAAAGCGGTTGAAAAGAGTGGTGGCGTATTAGGCAATCTTCAAAGTGGCAATCTTAATGAATATATCGAATACGCTTTAAGTTTCGGTTTTGCAATAATCCTGATTCTTTACTTTATACTACATTAAAATGGAGTGGCACCAATGGTTTTAACTGGATTGATACTGTTTCCGATAGTTGCAGCGATAGTTATTCCTTTCCTTAAAGGGGGAAAGACAGTAAGGTTTTATACGCTGATAGTTGGACTGATTGAAATAGGACTATCAATACCTCTTATAACAGAATTTAAACCAGGTGCAGGATTTCAGTTTGTAGAAAAGGTAAAGTGGATTCCTTCTCTTGGACTCAACTACTACGTAGGCGTTGATGGTATAAGCATTTTAATGATTTTGTTAACCGTATTCCTGCTCCCATTAACTGTTCTCTGTTCATGGACTTACATTAAAAAGCGCGTAAAAGAATTCCATGTTGCGCTTTTGCTAACCACAGCTGCATGTATCGGACTATTTTCTGTTCTCAATCTTGTTCTCTTCTATATATTCTGGGAAGCAATGCTAATTCCTATGTTCCTCATCATAGCAGTTTGGGGAGGACCAAGAAAGAAATATGCTTCCGTGAAATTTTTCCTCTACACTCTGGCAGGAAGTGTTCTACTACTTGTTGCAATTATTGCGTTCTATAAGAGTGCAGGAACATTTTCTATTCCTGAACTTATGAAACATAAATTTGGTTTAACCTTTCAAATATTCACGTTCCTTGCCATGGCTCTTGCCTTCGCTATAAAGGTTCCTATGTTCCCGTTCCACACATGGCTACCTGCTGCCCACGTTGAAGCACCGACAGCAGGTAGTGTTATTCTTGCATCTGTTCTGTTAAAAATGGGAACTTATGGTTTTCTAAGACTTTGCCTGCCACTGGCACCGGAAGCAAGTGTTACACTCGCACCTCTTATGATAGTGCTTTCAGTAATATCCATTATCTACGGCGGATTTGTAGCACTGGGACAAACAGACATTAAAAAACTTATTGCCTACTCGTCTGTTGCCCACATGGGATTTGTAACGTTAGGTATATTTATGTTCAATTTCAGAGGCATTGAAGGCGCACTTATGCAAATGCTTAACCACGGTATCACAACAGGTGCCCTCTTTATGCTGGTTGGCGCTCTGTATGAGAGAAGTCATAGCCGGGAAATAGAAGATAACCTGGGACTCTCAAAATACATGCCCATATACATAGGTTTCTTCCTCCTGTTTGCACTATCCTCATTTGCCTTTCCTGGAACAAACAGTTTCGTTGGTGAAATGCTGGTTCTAATAGGAACCTTTGCAAAAGATGTTCCGCTGGGACTTGCAGTTATCCCGGGAGCACTTCTTGCAGCCGCTTACATGCTTAGACTCACTCTAAAACTTGCATGGGGAGAACCTTCAAAGGCAAAAGATTGGAAGGATTTAACGTTAAGAGAAATAGTAATGCTTTTACCACTCGCGTTTTTTGTAATTTATATAGGTGTTGCTCCGGGAATTTTCCTTAAAACAATAGATCCGTCTATTAAAACGCTTATAACTCATGTTGAGAAAAATTCCAACGGAAAACTTATTAACAGACATATTATTCCTTCTTACGGAGAGAGGCAATGAACGGAATAGTAATGCTTTTACCTGAACTATTTCAACTTTTAATAGTTATTATTCTTTTTCTTGTAGCTCTGGGAAAAGAAAAGAGAGAATTCTCCTGGTTGCCTTTTCTGACGGGTGCAGGTGTTGTCGTTGCTGCAGTTTCGTTGTTCAACTCAGGGATAATGTTCTACGGAACTTACAAAATAGACATGTTATCTCAATTTTTTAAACTGTTAATAGCAATTGGCTTTTTTATCGTCTCTCTCCTTCACTTAAAAGGTATAGATGAAAATCGTCATGCAGATTATCTGCTGCTTATTTCAATAAGTGTTCTGGGACTTATGTTGC
This window of the Desulfurobacterium indicum genome carries:
- a CDS encoding complex I subunit 4 family protein encodes the protein MVLTGLILFPIVAAIVIPFLKGGKTVRFYTLIVGLIEIGLSIPLITEFKPGAGFQFVEKVKWIPSLGLNYYVGVDGISILMILLTVFLLPLTVLCSWTYIKKRVKEFHVALLLTTAACIGLFSVLNLVLFYIFWEAMLIPMFLIIAVWGGPRKKYASVKFFLYTLAGSVLLLVAIIAFYKSAGTFSIPELMKHKFGLTFQIFTFLAMALAFAIKVPMFPFHTWLPAAHVEAPTAGSVILASVLLKMGTYGFLRLCLPLAPEASVTLAPLMIVLSVISIIYGGFVALGQTDIKKLIAYSSVAHMGFVTLGIFMFNFRGIEGALMQMLNHGITTGALFMLVGALYERSHSREIEDNLGLSKYMPIYIGFFLLFALSSFAFPGTNSFVGEMLVLIGTFAKDVPLGLAVIPGALLAAAYMLRLTLKLAWGEPSKAKDWKDLTLREIVMLLPLAFFVIYIGVAPGIFLKTIDPSIKTLITHVEKNSNGKLINRHIIPSYGERQ